CAGAACTTCCCAGAGGACAAACACAACTGAGGCCAAGAGAAGGTGCCATTGCCACAACCTTTGGAGCATACGCTTCAGATCTCAATTGAATCACTCCACCAGGCCATTGGTTTGGGACTGGAAGACTGACATCCTCAGAGGACATATGCCAAGTCTGTCAATACCTCCTAGAGGAGCCCTACATGAGTGAAAAAGTAACTTGCTCCAGGACCAGCATTTTAGCAGACATGAAGCACAAAGGCAGGGCTTCTGGGTACAGAGTGGCATAATCTATGATTACTAGGATATGGGTGTGTCCAGCCGTGGACTTTTCTAAAGGGCCTACAATGTCCAACACTATTCATTCTAATGGTTGATTGACCAATGGAATTGAAACCAAGGAGGGAGGGACCTAAAACTGCACCCACTGGTACTGTCAAGGATAATTCccacactgaggcagaaaaaGGCCTataataatcagcagccatatttgacaggtgtgcaaaatgcttaGTCATGCAGTATGTATGTTAAACGAAGTAGTGTCTGGTGTGATGCAATGTCCTCATTGATTGGCTGTatataaatgtgcatgtgtataactgtgtggacatgtggagaagatgtaggacctcttctgatgaatgtcatgctatcatgctgctggtttgtactgctaaaacttctgtatatattgtaaatatactatTGTTGGATTAATAGTGTTTTTATATTGAAACTTATGTGAGTTAAATGATTAGTATGGACAGAAAAATGGAAACCTTACTTTGACCTTCCATTAAAGCTTTGAAAAAATCTCCAAATGTGTCATACGGTGGATATGGAGAAAAGGTATtagagaaatggaaaaaagatGCTGCAACATCTTTAGGATTTCGGATCAGATTCACTATCTGAAAAAGaagcatataaaaatgaatttgaaaGGATGAAATTGTACTCTATGCACTACATGTTATTGTTGCACACTTATGCACAAAGACTTAAATCACAGGAAAAGTTATTTAAGTCTTTGTAACACATATctgaagatacagtggaccctctacttatggaattaatccatattggaatggtggctgcaggtcgaaaagtctgtaggtcgagtctccattgacctacaatgcattgaaaactgattaatcccgtaaccggccgtttttgtttcatttttgttccatttcgtgttttttttttttttctggtctgtaggtcgattctctggctgcaagtcaaacctaaattttgtggccagagaagtctgtaactcaaaaagtctgtaagttgagccgtctgtaagtcaagggtccactgtagatgcaAAGGTCTGGGTTGGCACACCCACAAGTAATGCATATTTACTTTCAGAATGAGGCTTTATAACATCACCTTATTGTTCAGCTATCACTTTGCAACTACAAATGTGAGCTATTATTGTAAAAGAATTTCTTATGCAGTGCAAGTTGGACTTAGCCAAGGTCGTAGGGGACAGAGGGATCCCACTTATTTGGCTATGAATATCTTGGGTTACAATCATTTAAGTTGATATTGTGTTAGCTGAATGGAATACTAtcctaaaattaattaatttaatgaaGTAACAGCAGCATATACCAGATGTGTGACTGAACCACACGGTTATCTTGCATGTCAAACTATAAATTAATAAATGGGCAATAAACAAATGTCAATAGTTCTGGTACAAAAAAAAGATGATGGTTTACAGCTATTCTCTACTTAATCACTATCTTATGGTCATGTTTTACCAAACGTGATTTTCAGCGCAGATTGTTCAGAGCTATTTATTTGTGCCAAAATCCAAATGTTTACTCACTTTGGCTTTGTTCTCGAAGACAGAAACTGGAAGCTTATCGGCACGAAGATGAGTAAACATCACTCTTCTGGACGGATAACCATTCATCCTCTTTCAAAGCATGAGATGGAAGGTACATAGTTTAGCCCAGACCCCACTTAAAATTGcataattacattttatttagtaAGTACGTAAGTTCATGTGGACTCTTTATAACATGCAGATAACTAGCCAGTTTGTCAATGTGTAGAGGGAGTTTTAATTTTACAGTAAAGGTGAACAAACTTTATGGGCTGCCCCATGTGGACTGCAAGAATAACAAACcggttctgaaggaaatcaaccctgagtgctcactggaaggacagatcctgaagctgaggctccaatactttggccatctcatgagaagactccctgtaaaagaccctgatgttgggaaagtgtgaagggaggaggagaaggggatgacagaggacaggatggttggacagtatcaccgaagctaccaatgtgaatttgacccaactccaggaggcattggaagacaggaaggactgacgtgctctggtccatgggatcacgataagttggacacaacttaatgactaaacaacaacaatgaatataTTAATCAATATTTTTGTCACCAGATGCAAAGTATAAACACTTGGGacattctccctcccttcctctgcaTGTTTGTGTGCATATGTATTTGCTGCAATTTCTGAGACTTGCTCTAAGGGGAAACTATGGTATCTGTCTCATGAAGATAATTGTAACCTTGTCTAGCTATGAAACATAAAGTGGCTACACATTATGAAACAAACCATGGCCAATTATAGAGTGTGACTACGTAATCAAATACCAGAAGATTTGCTCCACTTACTGTATAACATGAGCAAATTCAAAGCACTTTTTATTGACTGCATAATGCAAATGCTGATTTGAATTAGTCCCAATACTTTTTGCTTGGGGGTTACGGGAGACGTAGTCTGAAAAATGACTTTTTTCCAAGATCTGATCATGATGCATCTTACTGGTCCTGTGGAAAAATCAGGTTCCATTTTTGTCTTCCACAGGTTTTGGGGAGCTTAGTTAGGTGCTACCAGAATAAAGTAAGAGCTAGGAAAAAACAGTGgagaacaaggaggaggaggaggaggaggagaaaattttAGAAGCTTCTGCTTATAAGTATTAGGATTTTTGTGTGTAGCTGCTGTTTTTACATGGTAGTGATCAGTGAAAGGGAAGAAGGATTGAAGTGCAAAGAAAAGTGCATTGGTGTGCGTAAGCACAATTCTGTGTGTGAGAAAACCCTTTGGATTTCCGTTCACCTGATACTTTTCGATATCTCCAATTTCAAGGTAGGGAAATTCTGCCAGTAGGAGCTCTTCATTCAGCTTGTGTGGTTCGTGTTTCTTTGCAGATGTTATCACTAAATCTGTCACAATCTGACCAACCCAGTTGGTACCTAGGAAAGAGACGcagatgcagaaaaaaaatgctgtgtaCATGTCATATCAGTTTGCAAATAATGCAAGTCACATCACGTTATCTGCAAACTTTAGCATTTGTACCATCAATTgaaatgtgactttttaaaaataaaatagtttgccCAAAAGTAATAGGTGTTACTTTTTGGAGTATTACATGGccactggcttttgaaaattgtaatttaaaaattTGCCCCCAAAATTCTTATTTTGCCAAACACATTTCTTTATGAATGTATAGGAAATTACTCTGTCAACCCCAGTGGGCCATCCATCTCTTCCCCACACTCCACTGAGAACTTCATGGATACTCCAGCAGAGGAAGAAGTCACTGGTTGGTTGAGATGGAGGGAGCCAAGGATAAaggtagaagaggaggaggaggaggaggaggaaagaaacacAATAGCTTTATTTGGTTGGTtgatatatttttgttctttatgcaatttatataccaccccacttaGTGGTAACCTACTGCCCTGAGTGGTgagcaaagaaaggaaaacataaacTTCAGTCTCATGGATagtaatatatattaataatacaatataagaaacaaaaaagaaatcattTGGCAACGTCTAGAGATAGATCTGAAATTATTTCAAAGGTAGTatgtttttaaaggcttctttGTAGAGTTCTGCCTTCACAAGGTTTCTAAAAATACTGAGGGAGGTGGCCAGATGCACCTCCCATCAAAGAGCATGTCATAGTGatgggccaccaccaagaagctCTGCTGCCGATTGACATTATTTTGACTTTTCTCGTTGTGTCAACTCTAAGAAGCAAGGTGTGGGTGGAACAAGTGAATTGGGAAGCTGTTCTTTCAGAGAGATCCTCCaacaaatatcgaggtcccaaaccattcagggctttgtatgtcaagaCCGATGCCTTGAATTtgccatggaaactaacagggagccagtgTATGTGAGATATGATTGAATTTACCTGTTCTGGAAATCAGCCTGTTTGCCATATTTTGGACTTGTTAAAATTTCTGTACCATCTTAAAGGGCAGCACCACATAGAGAGCATTTTAGTAATAGATAGAGACTTCCTGTCCAGACAGGGACACTACTGAGCAATCTGCCTAAAATGGAAGAAGGCAACTCTGGTCACAGCAGATATCTGTTGTGCTAGCAAGAGTGCTGAATCAAGAAGCATTCCCAAATTGTGAATCTGGACTTTTAGAGgcacagtggtgcttcgctagacagttacctcacatgacaattttttcgctagacattgactttttgcaattgctatagtgattcgcaaaacagtgattcctatagaggaatttcactggacaatgtttggtccctgcttcgcaaaccgattttcgctagatgatgattttgacagctccctccgcactcacaaaacaggtgttttcgggacctaagcttcgcaagacagcaatttaaacagctgattggcggttcacaaagcagcttttctatgcctgatcttcgctagacaatgacgattcttccccattggaacacattaaacaggtttcaatgcattccaatggggaaacgcttttcgctagacaatgatttcgctaaacagagatttcagtagaaaggattatcatcgtctagcgaggcaccacttgtaatGTAACCCCATCCAGGCCAGGAAAATTTCCTCTTTATAAGTCAGGAAAATCTTTGTTCTGTCATGATTCATCTTCAACTCGTTTGCCCCAGTCCAGTCCTCTATTGAAGCCAAGCGGTGCTCAAGTGCCCAGACAGCACCCACTGCTAAAGAAGTAAAGGAGAGATATAGCTCTCCAATGCCTGTCAAAGCTTATcaattaaatataataatatattgAATGATTATTCTCATTGTGAGCAGTGTTCAACGTTTTAGAAGATTATATGTAATGCAATGTAAAAATGGTACTGTGTTGTCCccattttgtgtttccttcttttgttttattttgtacagcTCCATAAATTCAGGCCAAAATGTCTTGggcaattttaaattgaaataaagggaGATTTATTTTCCTACATCCCGAGACTGCAGTTCCTCCTTCAGAATCAGCCTCATTGAAAGGTGTCAGGCGGTTGGAACCAGTGCCTAAAATGTGGCATCAGCTTTGGACTTTGGACAATGGGACGCTCAGCCTCAGAGACAGACACTGCGGaacggggggaggggagggaggaactAAGTCCCCATGTGGACAAAGGACGGGGGGGGATCAAAGTGAAGGGCCCAAGAATGTACCCTGACTGCAGCTCCAATAAAGTATTGTTCCACTAAGTCTTGGAGTCCATGAAGCTTATGCCCAAGGAGATCTTCCAGGCCACCCCATCCCTCAGCAAGGGTGGTGGTCACCATGAATGTTTGAAGGTAtgaaattaattattaattataaatTGGATTATGAAAGACCTATTAAGCATTTGAATTTGCAATTTAGCTTTGTATCATCAACATTGTGGAGAGAAAAAGTcaggagtaaaataaaataaatattgggtGTTCAAAAGATCTTACTTTGTTCATACTTTTTCTTGCTTAACACGACTGAAGGTTATGAATTATTGCCTTTATCCAACTTGTCTCATATTATTCTAATTTGTACTCTCCCCATTACTTTGATTGCATCCATTGTTGCAGGTCCAGAATTGTACATTTGTTTGTATGTGTACATAACTCACCAGATTTGCAATATCCAGCTAAAATCACATCATCACTTCTTGCTTCAAATGACTCAAGAGCTTTGAAGACTTCTGGGCTACAAAGAGCCGTAGGATATACAACTCCATCATAAGTAAATAGCATTTCTCCTCTGGTCATTTTTTCACCTTCTTCCATTGCCTTTTCCAGAATCTCAATGAACTTCTTTCTAACGTGTGTCATTCTTTAAAATtcttctctttgctttcttttctggaGATGAAGTGATTCTGTGAAAAAACATTTTCAAGAcatggtttgttttaaaatatattacttttattattcattattaaaacaattatttatttatttatttatttatttatttatttatttacttaaccaagtcatttttatattgcattttCTGGTGATATcatacaggtgttttttttaacctaaaatatatctttttggcaaaaattgtctttttaaatactACATACATTTGTTCAATAAATGTCAGTCCGTGTGCATCCGTCTATGTGTCTGTAGCATTTACAGTCTTCTGTTCAAAGCAACCCCTTCCTAAAGTAGCTAAGATCATGAAAGCCATCAATTAATTTTTAAGTACAGATAAAACATTCCAAATACAAAAactaaaaatccaaacaaacctGCAGTCATTCTTTACAGCATTTTAAACACGTTCATTACAACGAATGTGATGTAGCACGTTCAAAGCACACTCACAAAAATGCAGATtgaaacaattaattttaaaaatctgttcaaaAACTAATAAACATGGAGCAAGGCATACACATTAACTTCAGGTGAGAAATCTGAAGTCAAATTATGATTACCAATCCCTTCATTCCCATCAAGCCCATATACTTACTTCAAGACTCTTTAGCTCTCTTGTAGCTCTCAGCCTGTGGGCTTGTCCTTCCCTGTGTACATCTAGATGGTAGCAGCTCCTCGTTTTGCAATATGTGGCTATTTTCTGGGAAGGGCATCCAAAGTACAGAATTCTCCCAGAGCAAAGGACAAAGacccagaagcagctgtgatcAGTTGCCAGCTTCCTGGCTACCAGACATCTTGCTTATTCAACAAGCAGAAGCATGCAGGGAGCCGTAGAAGAGTGGCTCTACCTGAACATCTGCCCACAACTGTTAATCCGCTGAAGTGTCTCTTTTTCCTGACTCTCccctttatttaatttttgttttctcattgaTGGCAAGAttctttcttcccccacctctctcttACTTTACGTCACTTAATTTTGTTTATTAATCCACTTTGCTTTGCCTCCTGTCATTCAATGAGTCTACCTGTCTAAGAGGTAGCACTAGGGTAATGTTTCTTTCCACTTCCATTAAATACCCACAAATGTTATCCCTGCAGTTGCATTATCTAAGCTCTATTACAATAATTGTTACTAGTGTGGAAGTTGACACCAAACACAAACATTGGCAGTGTGATCGTAAAGCAGAACTATACTAGTGAGGTTGCCCACCTTTGGGATGTTTACAGGATCTTTACATGTATACACTTTCAGAAGGCAGtgacattgctttaaaaaaaacaaagaaaaaaaccctatttaaatcAGGGTTTGCCTCTTTTCAGTTACTGCAAAAATGGCTGAATACACAACCTATTTGTAAGAGTGAATTAATTTGAtgggaaattgtgtttttttgAGTGGCAGAGAGTTGTTTTATTAGTCCACCAGAGGTCAATTTATTTTAACACAGATATGGAATCAACTGATTTCAATTCACACACCCTCATGTGAATATTccttctttgttaatttttaagtGGCCATCAGTAGTACAAGTACCTAGCATCCATCAAATTTTGACAGGTGCCCCACCCATTTGAGGTGGGACAAAGGGGTCAAGAATTGGCCTAGGCCCCTCCCACATGTGGTGGGGCTTTAGGGGTGATGTAAGGGGTTGGTGAGGTCACCATGGACCTATAGGAGGGGTCCATAGACACCGGGGTCCCCCATGACCAGAGCGTGGTCTCAGGATTGGCCCCTGAAGTGCCATGTCGCTCCGCAGCCCTGTAGACCAATGGGGAGAG
The Pogona vitticeps strain Pit_001003342236 chromosome 1, PviZW2.1, whole genome shotgun sequence genome window above contains:
- the LOC140705652 gene encoding sulfotransferase 6B1, yielding MTHVRKKFIEILEKAMEEGEKMTRGEMLFTYDGVVYPTALCSPEVFKALESFEARSDDVILAGYCKSGTNWVGQIVTDLVITSAKKHEPHKLNEELLLAEFPYLEIGDIEKYQRMNGYPSRRVMFTHLRADKLPVSVFENKAKIVNLIRNPKDVAASFFHFSNTFSPYPPYDTFGDFFKALMEGQMPWGSYMEYLCVWNKYIDYENVMPITYEELKENTALGAEKIATFLELNLSKEEIQAVADRSTFKAMKSNSKTTHGEFGDVLFRKGGVSDWKTLFSQENNKEMDTVFNECLAGTKVGAKIKYDVYCKV